DNA sequence from the Oceanispirochaeta sp. M1 genome:
TATGAGAATCCCCTACATAAGATACACTCAGTCCAATACGGCAGAGTTTCTGATAAAGATCCTGTCCAACAATACCAGAGGCTCCCAGGCCATAAATATCAATACGCCTGCTGTTGAGGATAATTCTGGATGCCTCCTGCAGTGCCTCTACGTCCAGAACACTCTCTATGCTCTGCAGGGCAACTATATGATTTTCGATAATTGTAGACTGAAGTTCACCAGGAGAGAGATCTTTCCTTGTGGAGCTGCTGCTTGTCCTGTCCTGTTCCCGGCTTATATCCATGGCGATACGAAGTTTAAGCTCTTTATATCCCTTCATGTTCAGTCGTTTGCACAGGCGCACGATTCCTGCCGGACTGCCACCGCATTCAATGGCGAGTTCAGAAATATTAAGTACCATAAGCTTCTGCGGTTCTTTCAGAATAAAGTCGGCTATCTGCTTTTCACCCGTAGACATGGTGTGAAGGGATTCTTTTAGAATGACTAGACCGCTCTGCAGCTTCATGTATGCTCCTGAAAATGACCGACATCGGAAAGACTGCCAATGTCTCCATTTTGACATAAAAAAGGAAATATTGCATATAATTTATAATACGAATAAGGAAACATCATGACCATCAGCCAGATACGAATAGAAGAAAAATCATTTCCTCTCAAAGTTCCATTCATAACCTCTCTGCGGAGAGTGGATTGTATTGAAGCAATCCATCTCATCTTAGAGACAGATGATGGAATACATGCTGTAGGAGCTGCAGCTCCTTTGAAGGCAATAACCGGAGAAGACAGAGAATCCATTATAAAAGGAATACAAAGCCTATTTGGAAGATTTCTTAACCGACCGCTAAATAGTGCAGAGGAAGAGCTTGATCTGCTACAGCAATTAACTGAAACAGGTCCCGGCCCTAAGGGAGCAATGGACATGGCTCTTCATGACCTGTACAGCAGAGCGGCAGGACTTCCTCTTTACGCTTATCTTGGTGGAAAATCAGGCAGCATCATCTCTGATCTGACAATATCACTGAACAATGCTGATCAGATGGTTTTAGATTCCCGAAAAGCTGAGGCTGAAGGCTTTCAGACATTGAAGATCAAGCTGGGAGGTTCACTGGAAGACGATCTGAACCGATTCAGGAAAATATCACATGCTGTGGGATGCAATCTCAGAATAGATGCTAATCAGGGTTGGAGTATTGAAGACAGCCTGACATTTATGGATCGCTGTGAAAAGGAGAAGCTCTCCATAGACCTCCTTGAACAGCCGCTGACGGCGAAAGACCTGAAAGGAATGGCCTATATAAGAAAAAGGATAAACTGCCCTCTTGCTGCTGATGAATCAGTATTCACCCTGGACGACGCAAAGAGAATCATTGATTGTGAAGGGGCAGATATAATTAATGTAAAACTCCTTAAATGTGGAGGGATAAGTCAGGCAAAAAGGATTCTCAACCTGGCAGAATCAGAGGGTCTGGAATGCATGATGGGATGCATGATGGAGAGCCCTATAGGTATATCAGCGGCTCTTCACTTAACTGCCGCCTCCCCCGTGATAAGCTATTACGATCTGGATGTCCCCTATCTTCTAAATGAGATTCCTCAAAATTATGGATTCAGGAACCAGGGTATAAAACTATCTGTCAAAGAAACAGCTGGCTTCTATGACTGAAATAGAAAGCGCCTTTAACGAGATATTCCAGGACAGCCTGAACAGCTCCTTCCGCCCTGATTTTTCCCTGATAAAACAGCAGGAAAGATCTGTCTGCCTCATAGACTCGGATTCTGAGGTTTTTTATAAAGCCTGCCATCTGGCGGGCATATCTAAAGACTGGATTCCAGGACTGCATTCAGCCGTCATGATGATTAAAAATAACAGGAAGCTCTTTACGGTTTATCGCTATGCCGTTGAACTGCTGCTTAACAACATTGAGCAGTATGATGCCAGACTGTTCAGAAACTGGCCCGACCCTGTTATTCAAATGAAAGATTCGGCTCCTTTATTCTATCTGCTTCTTTCTCTGGAAACTGTCCCGATAATACGGGCTGTACATCTGAAGATGGGAATTTCAGACAGGATCAGCAGAGATAGTTGTACAGGGATCGGATCCAAGGCAGAGGATTACTATTTTTTGAACGAACATCCGGGAATGATGAAGAAATCCATTTACTGGTTTCAGAATCTTATTCAGGGAAGGTTATTCCGCTGCGGCCGACTTGAATTCATGCTCAAGGAGATAGAACCTGATCTGTTTGGATACAGGAATCCTATGGATAATGAATTTAGGATTCTGCTTAAATCACCAACAACAGAAAAATGGATAAGCCCATCTGTGGATGGAAAAACAGAAATTGAGGCCGACAAGAGTTCTTTTAAAAAATGGAATTGTGTTCTTAAACCAGGGGACAAGGTTCTGGATATGCATATACCCGGAGGCGGTGGTTTAACTCTGCATCTGGTAAGAGATTCATTCCAAATGGCCCTGGATTTTTTCGAAGAACTATATCCCGAAATGGAGATCAAAGGGTTTCAATGCTGTTCCTGGATATTCTCACCCGATCTGGAAAAAATATATCCCGAAGGAGCCAATCTGCTCCTCCTGAAACAGGCAGTCCATCTATATCCTGTAAGAAGTATGGATGTGGAGGGAATAGGATTCATTCTGGGAACAAGCTCCTGGGATACTGATCAATGTCCTCAGAAAACCA
Encoded proteins:
- a CDS encoding MurR/RpiR family transcriptional regulator codes for the protein MKLQSGLVILKESLHTMSTGEKQIADFILKEPQKLMVLNISELAIECGGSPAGIVRLCKRLNMKGYKELKLRIAMDISREQDRTSSSSTRKDLSPGELQSTIIENHIVALQSIESVLDVEALQEASRIILNSRRIDIYGLGASGIVGQDLYQKLCRIGLSVSYVGDSHMQITSACSLSERDCFLAISYSGETREVIKAVQEAVKNGVPSISLTRYGANTLEELCSINLFTPMNESLIREAAMTSRIAQLTVIDILFSMISSADPGRFQDNLDTTRQALLDERF
- a CDS encoding dipeptide epimerase yields the protein MTISQIRIEEKSFPLKVPFITSLRRVDCIEAIHLILETDDGIHAVGAAAPLKAITGEDRESIIKGIQSLFGRFLNRPLNSAEEELDLLQQLTETGPGPKGAMDMALHDLYSRAAGLPLYAYLGGKSGSIISDLTISLNNADQMVLDSRKAEAEGFQTLKIKLGGSLEDDLNRFRKISHAVGCNLRIDANQGWSIEDSLTFMDRCEKEKLSIDLLEQPLTAKDLKGMAYIRKRINCPLAADESVFTLDDAKRIIDCEGADIINVKLLKCGGISQAKRILNLAESEGLECMMGCMMESPIGISAALHLTAASPVISYYDLDVPYLLNEIPQNYGFRNQGIKLSVKETAGFYD
- a CDS encoding acyltransferase domain-containing protein; amino-acid sequence: MTEIESAFNEIFQDSLNSSFRPDFSLIKQQERSVCLIDSDSEVFYKACHLAGISKDWIPGLHSAVMMIKNNRKLFTVYRYAVELLLNNIEQYDARLFRNWPDPVIQMKDSAPLFYLLLSLETVPIIRAVHLKMGISDRISRDSCTGIGSKAEDYYFLNEHPGMMKKSIYWFQNLIQGRLFRCGRLEFMLKEIEPDLFGYRNPMDNEFRILLKSPTTEKWISPSVDGKTEIEADKSSFKKWNCVLKPGDKVLDMHIPGGGGLTLHLVRDSFQMALDFFEELYPEMEIKGFQCCSWIFSPDLEKIYPEGANLLLLKQAVHLYPVRSMDVEGIGFILGTSSWDTDQCPQKTSIQRNLKRHLLKGGCFRIAAMVLLKEEIENLEKQKS